CAGTAAGTGCTGATCCCTTTGGCTTTCATGCCTTGGCAAGACGGAGTCCGGCGATAAGGGATTCGTATCAGCTTCGTTGTTCGATGCCGCGAAACCAAAACTGAATGATTGACGGATGAGTTCTCCTGTCGGTGATTTGCAGTTGCACCCCCGCTCCCGAACCTTTACTCGTGGATGAAGTCTACGTGTAGGAGCCAGTTTACATTGGTAGGATGAGGTCCTTGCTCCAGCTCTGGCGTTAACTCGATCAAGAAGTCGGCGAAGACCTGTGACTTTGCTGCTGTGCGATTCTTGTACACGATGTCATGTTCGCTCAGCTCCATCCCCATTTAGTCAACCGTCCGATTGGTTAGTATTCTGCATAACCGTTTGAGCGGTTGATTAGATGTACTTCGATCGTGTGCGACTGAAAGTAGGGTCGCAGTTTTCTGGCCGAGGTGACGACAGCTAAGGCATCTTTTCGAGTGTTGGGTATCTCGTCTCCGGCTCGGTCATTCTTTTACTTGTGTAAAGATTGGTTTCTGCTCTCCTGATCTTCTCGAATGAGTACGCTGCTGAGGCGGAAGATGTGACGGGCTATGTAGAGAGACAATGTGTCGCCGGCTTCCGGCTTCGATAGTACTGGGGGGGGGGGTTGTGAGGTAGTGCTTGAGTTGGTTGAACGCCTCCTCGCATTTTTCGTCCCAGACGAACCTCTGTTGCCCCTTAGTAGTTCGTAGAAGGGGAGACATTATCGGTTGACCGCGAAATGAACCTGGTTAGAGCTGCTATACGTCCGGTTAGTCGCTGCACTTCACGGCTGTTCTTTGGCTGGGAAGGTCGAGGATCGCCGAGATTTGTTTGGGATTAGCTTCGATCCTCGCTGAGTGACAATGTACCCGAGGAATTCACCGAGGTGACACCAAAGGTACACTTGGCCGGGTTGAGCTTCATCCATAGTCGTTCAAGATCTTGAAGCAGTCGCGTAAGTTGCTTAGTTGATCGTCGGCTTTGAGTGATTTGACTAACATGTCATCGATATACACTCCATGGTGTTGCCGAGCTGATCAGAGAAACTTCGGTTGACGAGTCGTTGATAAGTCGCCCCGGCGTTTTTAGCCCAAAGGGAATCATCTTGTAGCAATAGGTCCCTCTGTCCATGATGAATGTTGTTTTCTCGCGGTCGTCGGGATGCATCAAGATCTGGTTGTACCCGAAAAAGCGTCCATGAAGGGTAGCGTTGCAGTTGATTCGACGAGGCGTTCGATGTGAGGAAGTGGGTAACTGTCCTTTGGGCATGCCTTGTTGAGGTCCGTGAAATCGACGCATATGCGCCATTTGACATTTTTCTTCTTGACGACAACCGGATTAGCCAGCCACTTGGGATACCGGACTTCGGTAATGAAACCCGCATCGAGAAGCCTATTGACTTCTTCGTTTACAGCTTTAGATCGTTCTGGCCCGAGTTTTCGTTGCTTCTGTCGGATGGGTTTGAATGTCGGATCGACGTGCAGTTCATGGGAGGTAATGCGGGGTCGATTCCCTTCATGTCGGAGGTCTTCCAGGAGAACGTCGAAGCGTTCTATTTGATGAAAGAGATGATCCTTGAACAGATATCGTCGGACAAGTGGACGCCAACTCGGATAATTTTTGATGGATCGGACTCGTCGATCGCGACTTCGCGAACTTCCTCCTTTGGCGATAGATCTTGTGGATCGGTTTACCAACGGAGTTGACAAGGGAATTTTGTTGTTGCATCTTGACAGTAGCGATCAGCAGTTCTCTCGCGGCTTGTTGGTCTCCGCGGATCGTCTGCGTTTTGCCATCTTTTCCGGGAAACTTGACGCATTGATGGTAAGTCGAAAGGAACAGCTTTCATGGAATGCAGCCATTGTGTTCCGAGTATGGCATTATAGGGTGCTTTTGCGCGGATGACGGAGAACTTGACGTTTCAGGTTATACCACCTGCGTATACCGGAAAACGAATCGTCCCGATCATTTGATCCGAGGCTCCATTGAAGCCGCTGAGCGTGCGAGAGGAAGGTTTCATATCTCTCAAATCAACGCCCATCTTGTCGAGTGTGTCGCGGAAGATGAGATCGACCGAGCTACCGGTATCGATAAGGACTTTTGTGACTAAGCACTCACCGATATCAAGGTCGATAAGGAGAGGATCGTTATGGGGCATGTGGACGCCCTTGGTGTCGAGTGCCGAAAAAGTGATCTCGTGATCATTTTCGACTGGAAGGGGCATTTCTGAGAGGTGGTTTCTTGGCGTTTGTAATCTTTGACGGCCCGAACCGAGTCTCCGCAAGGTGGTGATCCGCCCATTATGACGTTAATGTGCGGGGCTCGGTTAGCCCGCACTGATTCCAGTTGCTTCCTCAAATCGTCAGTTGTGTTCTCAAATTCGGGAGTTTTTGCGGGCTGTTTCTTCTTTGATTCGAGACGTCGTCGCAGATCGGACCCTTTCGAACAGTTGAGCTGGACTCGCAGATCGTCGGATTTTGAATTGAGCTAGTCACGAAGGTCGCTAATTTGACTGACTCGCTGGGCGTTGCTCTTTGAGATGGTCGCACGGAGGTCGGCGGTTCCTGTGTTTGTCTTCGTGGCGCTCTTTCGCTTTAGGAGAGTGCGTAGGTCTCCGTCTGTTGCCGAGGGAGCGAGAGGTTGCTTGTCCTTGTTGTTCAGTTTATCGCGCAGATCTGGTTGCGCTGTCGGGGCGTCGTCTTCGGAGGAGTCACAAGGTCGAGAGAGTATGACTTCCACTCGTCGCCGCCGACGCGGATGTTCGTCTTCTGATGAATCGTCGGCGGGGCCGACGTTGTTGACGGGCGCGCGCTCAGGGCTTGCTCTCTCCTCGCTCTGGGGCGTGTTCTTCTGAGACTTCTGGGCCTTCTTCTCCTTATTCTTGCTCCAGCTTTTGCTGTTTTTTGGTGTCTGTGGAGAAGCGGGCATCTGGATTGTCCCATTGGTGATTTCGTCGAAAAACTGCCCGATGAGGACCTTGCATTCCTTCGTATCATGGGAATCCCTTTTGTGGTAGAGGCACCATTTTTTCGGTTCCTCGGAGTTCGAGCTCACTGGTTCGGATGAACTTAACTGCTTCTGAGCGGAATCTCGATCCCAGTGGTTCCAGCCTTTTTCTCGCATGACAGCTGCTGATTTTGGGGATTCCTCATCATCAACCGAGCTGACGTAGCCTCGCTTTTGAGTGGTCTTTCCACCGGAGGAGTGCTGTTCGGGCTCGGGGCGGGTGTCATTTGTTCGGGCGGGTTGCTGTTTTGCTGCCGCTTCTTTTGTGAACTTCGCTCTTGTGTCTTCTTCCATGCGGATAAAGTTGTGAGAGCGAGCAATGGCGTCAGAGACAGATTTTGTCGGGTATTGGTAGAGATCCTGACGGAATGAGGATTTGACGTGCAAGGTGTTCATCAAAGATTCAACGGCGATATGATCCGGAATATCAATCTTCGAGACAATAGCCTTAAACTTCTCCATGAAGTCGCGGAGGCTTTGGCCGTTGGCATGAGTGAGGTTCCACAAATCTGATACGGTCGCTTCTTGGTTAGTGAACATGATATAGTTCTTGAGAAAGGCCGCCGAGAGGTCGTGGAAACAGTCGATGGAGTTCTCTCTGAGGCCGGTGAACCAAGTGAGGGCGGGTCCTTCTAGGGTTTTGACGAAGAGTTGGCAAAAGCCGGCGTCTTTTTCTTCGTTGGTTAGGTTCGCGCGTTGCATCGCTATGTTGAAATACGTGACGTGAGTAGAATGGTCAGAGAGACCTTTGAAGGTGGGGAGACGGAGCTTCTCCATCTTCTGGAGCCGCACACTAGTAACCTTTTGCGTGAAGGGTGTACGAAGAGATTACGTGAGCACATGCTCGATTTAGGGTGCGGACGTCGTCACCTGGTGGATCTTCGAGTTGATATCGAGGACCGACTGTTTCAACGTGGCTAGTTCGCTTGTGGTGTGTGCGTTGATGTCGTTATCGGTGTTTTGGCGGTCGTTGTCCCGCGTAGGTGCTACGCTGGTTGTTCGATCTGTGGCGAACAAGTGTCGACGATATTGCGAGGATCTTTGCTAATGCCGTGATCTGGTCAACCGCCGCCTTCTGCGCCGCCTCTTGTTGGGCAAGGCGTGCCAGGATAGTCTCCATGGACGCAGGAGGGGTCAGTGGAGCTGCTGGCATCAGCGTAGGTGTCGCCTCTGGAGCCGGCGTCACCTCGAGAGCTTCGCGCTCCTCGCCCGACGAAGAACTGTCGTTGCTAACAACCATAGTGCTACGTTACTTTGTTAGAGGCCCCACAGTGGGCGCCAACTGTTTGAATGGAACGGTGATAAAGAAGATGTGGGTTTAACAAAGACGTCTTATtaatggtcggagagaacgttCAGTCGGTTACAAAGGAAATGAGAAGAATGCGACAGAAAGAAAGCCGGTGGCTCGAAGAGctaccggaaaagtacaaataacggtgagatgaagaagaggtgaaaaccctaatctagccACCAAGTGTTAGTCAAGAGTTTTGGATCCTTCTCTTGTCGCTTCCCTTTTCCTTTATATAGTCGTCCTGATGCTCCATCCTTGACCTAGCTTACGCCATCTTTACGGGCCTCCCCTGCTGGGCCGAAGGGCCTATATGCATCCGAGCAGCCACCAAGCCGAATATACTTTAGTCGATGATGATCGACTAAAAGTACTCTAGAGACAAGCCGAGAGGCCTGACTCTTGAGCCGACTAACCGAGCCATCGCTTTACCCAATCCGGGCCAGGCCTTCTATTCTTTGGGCCTTGTGGGGTGGTTAAATTCATCCCCTACACATCTCGGATTCAATTCATAACACCCACCCGATCATATATTTGGTCAATCCATCAAgcttccatcatccatcttgCCCACCCTGAATTCCAGCCTGTAAcagtgtgtatccgtcagcacacacaggtcgtctgtggctgtccgtgtgtgtctgtgtgtgtccgtcagcacagacaggacgtccgtggctgtccatcagtacacatatcagcacagacaagacgtccgtcagcacagacaaaACATCTTCACCCGTAAAATCAgtacgaggtcttcggaaattagtcgACCGTTTaggagaagcaacctttagcatcgcgagacgtcgcaaaagatgcctcaaagttcatgtcttccgaacagacgaaacctccgtcacaaaaaagacatatatatgcacacataaACACTTATTTTGCCCGAAAATTCGAAATAACGTcacgcgccaccaagtccgatgctgatcacatcgaactcacaaacatCCTAAACaaacatagccatctcacgaagatgactctcttacttccgacacaaggataataccGCTATAAatgaaatccgaaattttggtccagcacttccggtctccggagagatgctcgattcgcatcaaacaagtcgtataagctgagaacctatcgcggactttaaatcgatacgaatcaggaagaagtCGCAACAggaaaacgatagccggctagtcaccccacaatccttaaaccgaaagtaaacctaggtcttgccctaaacccagcgcactggtctctaacatctcaaggcatgatatcgaaagataagagattcttaaaccatgcctctatgtttatattggacatcttcagcacccccgcagagttcacatctcgcggaagaactctcgaaacagatctcgaataaaacatttcacaatcgaagaaggatatgagacgacaactcatcaccttcctccccactatacacaaactcataaaaagtGCCATTTGATTATCTTATCATAAAAAAAGCCGCAGAGCGGCAGGGATttaaagccacacacggccagtcccgaaatacaaaacaaggccattcaaggccgaaacataaaaacattagaactcacgccccctcttcacccgctgcctcgtccgagcctggagccacGTCACCTCCGttttctccgaccatcgggtctttcccctctgggtcttctgaacacgtcggaaggaagcacgcggatttcaggtcagccAAGATGAGATCAAAATCTCCATccacggccgccatatctcccttgcaaccggacagtcgggcctcttcggcctccaaagTCGGGGGAgtcttgtaagacccgttcctggtgtctcgacccaactggatacgaatgcttacttattaatttctttgcttgtctgattcattctaagtcttttctttactaagtcatattcgaatatgaggttcataaacaaaggaatagattgcacagcggaataataatttataaactttgtattacttagaaacatgagattcaatacacaacttcttaacagtctcatagacaatcactagtttatccctagcatcatctaaccacacgttacacagcctctcactgaccgagccttcacggctccttggcttgaccagaaccatccttagttcctgaaaccacaaccagataagcattaatcataaccgagaatagaacggattgattctacaatgcttggcttggttcctagaacttagataaacctcagtcaacataatcataaaacgtatgaacctacctaccgtatcctaagtcattcaaccaaccaccccttgacttagaatcagatagatagtccagaatagataaacagaacacacgaacagatccggatcgtccccaaagaccaatccgtctaaccggatagaatctaggtgcgaccggccaatggagtccggctcaatggcccaacggactcccttacctgatccggccttaggcctggatccaatcggccgagtaagcctcaagcctaatccgaaaggcttagcaaccggtcagaccttgcgactctaccttggcttagacaaaccgtgaccttgtcttaactagataAGCCAtaagctgatccataaggatcggtcctaacctgtcccgaaagacaccgtttggaacatgtaccctttggccatttgtgcctgttggacactcatgactcttgacaactcgtgccctttgggtcattcccaaccgttcgtcctaaccgcccagtcttggtgcgatcggatcatcccactaaccaaaccgtgtctaggctagcggtttgattatgtccggccaaagtctagggacgtgtctcttggactcaaccaacacaacctttcgcgtttaaccagagagaagagaagagaaatgaattgaaacagataaggagagtcggatgggacttaggaaccgagcagagccgcggtgcggtcgcatggaccgtccgttcggtctgatggagccacggcccatcatataccttgtgaaccacgtctgggttctccatgctcttctccttgtcttgatctcccattcttgaccggagttagttctcaaacgatcagagtcgccggaacacaacaccaccacaatcggcctttctcttggccggaactctctctttctctctttctttctctctacgtttttctctgagtattttactctggaattggataatgaaatcgaccagagagcccccatatttacagaaaacgagggggtaagtcttaccccacgaacaggcacgacttgctagcgaatgggcaccatcggccaagggttgtcccctttcggccacttgcatcccttcgccctttctgattgggtttggggtcggtcttagcccacggccttttccaaagacccaacatcccatggcctcatggccggacctcacagcccgccactgacccggacccggacaatcggcctaaagcccagacagtccgtctagctgagatgagctgactctcagctgcctcagctgagtgagctagtatccagctagtggagctgacttagtagggactgagctggagtgaactgaacctagcttcattgagctggccgagctactcgttcacttcgtccagttaccgtcttactcgtcctagctgtctcttagcttgtataaggttaattttaagtttccttatgtccttaaccttctttctcgaccatggaacgcttgccttgatgtcctaagactggcttgcacgtttcctcgaaccatggccgtcccaacaatcctattcgggattgggggcgtgacaagtctaccccccttgggatggattcgtcctcgaagcaaatgcttcctcggaaacaaactgatccaaccactctgggtactctgctttcattctagcttcggtttcccaagtgattatatcctgaccattacagtcccagacgaccttgaccatctggaccgtcttcttccttgttgctttttccatcctatctataattcgaactggcctcgtttccaaggttaggttcttaccaagatcgtctggaatggcaagaagagcgatgtcttggtccgtcaaacatttccgaagttgggagacgtggaacacattatgaaatgcgtccatcttggccggcaagtccaacttgtaggccaccatcccaactctttcaatgaccttgaacggccccaagtatctcggatctaacttccgtcttccggaaatctggactcgtcctttgaaggtaatcattttgagatacaccaagtcacctacttgaaactcgagatctttccttcttcgatctgcaaagttcttttggcggtcttgtgcctgtctcatcttgtctctcaagaacttgatatttttggttgtctcttcgacaatctccggaccaatcatgctgcgttccccaactttgGTCCAGTATAAGGGTGTcatgcatggacgcccatacagagcttcgtatggcgacatgccaatactactaggGAAGCTATtattgtaagcaaattctaccagaggtagatgtttctcccaggaatcaccccagtctagaacacatgctcgcaacatattttccaatgtctggatcgttcttcagactgtccatccgtctgtgggtgataggctgtactcatgttctctcttgttcctaaagccttttggaaagccctccagaagtaagatgtgaaccttgaatccctatctgaaactatgcttgccggcacaccatgtagtcggacgatctcatcaatgtacttacgtacaatctgatctaccccatccgactttttgatagccaggaagtgtgctgatttggtcagGCGATCAAcaacaacccaaaccgcatctttcttactcctcatggtagggaacccagtcacaaagtccattgtgatgtgatcccatttccgttccagaataggcaagctttgcaataacccactaggcacttgatgttctgctttgatgagttggcaggtggaacacttggccacccactccgcgacatctgccttcatacggatccaatgatagaacttcttaaggtttctggtacatcttggtcgcaccaggatgaaccgagaatctggacttatgagcctccctcataatctcttcctttagacttctatcattaggaacactgatcagaccgtttactaggatggtaccatcctttgcagtttggtactccgtcctatcattctgagcaaccttgttcaggttgttgtcctgaccttgagccaaccgaattcgggtaagcaggtcggcctgattgaccgcctctaatccgagtggttcagactctttggttgatgcgttcaaccgtagggcacaaaccgtaccgtccaggtcgtccgcttctcgttcggctgatacgtcggcccttctccggctcaaggcatctgcgaccagattagcctttcccggatgataggtgatatccagatcgtaatcagctacaaactcaatccaccttctctgccttaagtttaactcaggctgggtgaatatatatttaagactcttatggtccggaagtatctgaaccttggcaccatacaagtatgatcgccaaatctttaaggcgaacactaccgcagccatttcaaggtcatgggtggggtagtttccctcatgttttctcaactgccttgacgcataggcgatgaccttcccatgctgggttaatacgcaacctagtcctgttatggacgcgtccgtataaacctcatagggttggtcggccctggaagaaccaaaatgcgtgcgctagtcagcatgtccttaagcacggaaaaacatttcccacactcctcagaccatgtgaacttaacgtccttcccggtcaaccgtgtcataggctgagccaagtttgcgaatcctttcacaaactttctataataacctaccagccctaggaagcttctgacttccgtggcactgcgtggtcgaggccaatccttgattgccctgatcttctctggatccaccgagacgccctcaccggacacaatgtggccgagaaacccaatgctcttctgccaaaaactgcatttactgagttttgcatagagcttgtgttcccgtaatcgttccagcacggctctcaggtgtttccgatgagattcctcatccttggagtaaatcaggatatcatcaatgaagatgatcactgattcgtccaggaagtctcggaacacactgttcatcattttcatgaatgcagcaggcgcattggtcagaccgaatggcataaccaccaactcgtagtggccgtacctggtccggattgctgtctttctaatatcatttggctttatagggatctgatgataccctgaggccaaatcaatcttagaaaaccacttggctcctttgagttgatccaacaactcgtctattttgggcaacgggtacttgttcttcacagtaaccctgttcaaccctcgatagtcaatacacagacgcatgctaccatccttctttttcacaaagaggactggtgcaccccaaggagagctacttggacgtatgaacccttgtccagcaattcttgtaattgcttctttagctcggccatctcggctggagccattcgatacggactcttggacagcggagctgtccctggttctagttcaatcgtaaatggatccgacctatcaggggggacaccctgtagcgaacggaacacatctgggaactcagacaccaacgggtcctcagatagatctttctgatcatcagacctgccatgctccatagtggtaattgtggtcaaatatgcttcacaaccccgtctaagcatccgttctgctcggatttctgacaccactactctatccagagctggactcatattcagactttggtactagATCGGGTGAGGTCtagtctccaaccgtacacatcctctgtggcagtcgagagtggcccgatactttcccaaccaatccatgcctaggatcacatcgtgattctgtaggcgcaacacaatcagatctacaggcagatttttctcctggatcattaccaggatattagtcatgagccctagtgaatgcatgatttgcccaccggccgccctcactagtctcgaattatccccataacagaggcagaacagaccctttccgaccaccgggctcacaaaactatgtgtagcccctgtgtcgaaaagtacgtgggtttcaacaccaccaatcatgagggtccctataagagacccacatcagaatcccctagccactctaggttccagaccaagcattctattgaatgtaaacagataaattcagaaattaccagagatcgaatcaaacaatccagaagcgccgtcgtctcgggacagctcacacacccttggtgttgtggtctgcctgctctgggtcgactttcctgtgtctccacgacccttcccttgtcctccttgccgcttagggcattcactttggaagtgtccgctttggccgcaatggaaacaagttcgagagccgctgccactggattggccctgagtccggcttggtcgagtgcaatctcggatggaatgatccaagctgccacatctcacacaagctcccgtggctttccagcattcacctggatagttcttaccacacttgggacattcaggtcgtccactagaggccttgcctccgtcaacctggtcccacttcctctttcggtcgttagtcttacccgtcgggacagactgcgacttcgtcttaagcttggcttcttcggccaagttagactccaaaagagctacacgttcaaccagctctccgacggtgctgaaggtgcagATGAAACTgtgggttctcagctccggccttaagcctcgaatgaaccgacgaacctggactgtctcgtcctcaagttcccttccaacaaaccgtcggagccggttgaactcctcttcgtactcacgtacggccctgtggccttgggtaaggtctaggaatctaccttccagacggtcccaagcctctgcaggaaagtatttgcggttgaattcatcttcaaaatccgcaaaactctggagacttccattggtgcgcttgttcacagccagccaccatttatgcgcgtccccttccaggaagtgaaccgcaatgtctctcttgtaatcctcgggacaacgagttgagctgaagtttcggactagcctactcctccactcgtctgcctcaataggatcggtgcttcctgagaaattcttcgtccctagacgggagatgtgctgaagcaaactcagatagtccacctttttcccggtcctttctggtggatcaatctcgatcacctcgaccgtttccacaactggaccattggtgttgggggtggtcgtagccacaggcgtagcttggccaaccgaggagttcactaatggcgtgaacagttgggcaatagccgccacctgagtccacattaccttcatggcctctaacaagtcctctttggacagtgttgcggttacattggccgtaccatcggccactttctcacgctggccaccatcacggttagcgttcgaggattccacttcctcatcactctcctgatgttcctgaacATCCTTTTGCATCCctgtaaggttagcctgatcagttggcaacacatcttcAGCATTAGCCGCGGCTGGATCagtttgcaaaccggacagattagttccgtccacggccacttgga
The DNA window shown above is from Brassica rapa cultivar Chiifu-401-42 unplaced genomic scaffold, CAAS_Brap_v3.01 Scaffold0456, whole genome shotgun sequence and carries:
- the LOC117130407 gene encoding uncharacterized protein LOC117130407, which produces MPLPVENDHEITFSALDTKGVHMPHNDPLLIDLDIGECLVTKVLIDTGSSVDLIFRDTLDKMGVDLRDMKPSSRTLSGFNGASDQMIGTIRFPLFLSTYHQCVKFPGKDGKTQTIRGDQQAARELLIATVKMQQQNSLVNSVERFDVLLEDLRHEGNRPRITSHELHVDPTFKPIRQKQRKLGPERSKAVNEEVNRLLDAGFITEVRYPKWLANPVVVKKKNVKWRICVDFTDLNKACPKDSYPLPHIERLVESTATLPFMDAFSGTTRS
- the LOC117130408 gene encoding uncharacterized protein LOC117130408, coding for MEKLRLPTFKGLSDHSTHVTYFNIAMQRANLTNEEKDAGFCQLFVKTLEGPALTWFTGLRENSIDCFHDLSAAFLKNYIMFTNQEATVSDLWNLTHANGQSLRDFMEKFKAIVSKIDIPDHIAVESLMNTLHVKSSFRQDLYQYPTKSVSDAIARSHNFIRMEEDTRAKFTKEAAAKQQPARTNDTRPEPEQHSSGGKTTQKRGYVSSVDDEESPKSAAVMREKGWNHWDRDSAQKQLSSSEPVSSNSEEPKKWCLYHKRDSHDTKECKVLIGQFFDEITNGTIQMPASPQTPKNSKSWSKNKEKKAQKSQKNTPQSEERASPERAPVNNVGPADDSSEDEHPRRRRRVEVILSRPCDSSEDDAPTAQPDLRDKLNNKDKQPLAPSATDGDLRTLLKRKSATKTNTGTADLRATISKSNAQRVSQISDLRD